Sequence from the Ancalomicrobiaceae bacterium S20 genome:
GAAATCCAGCGGACTCGACACAGCCGGTCCCGCACCGGGCGGCATCGCGGTTCCCTTCGGGGCCGTGACCAACGAGCGCGGCTTCGAGATGTGGGCGGAGATGCTCGCGCCGATCTTCGACGTCGAGGCGCCGCGCGACGTGGTGTCGGATTTCGCCTTCGGCATCGAAAGCTGGACGCTCGGATCGGCGGTGATCGGGCGCTGCCAGGCGCCGGCCCACGCCTTCGACCGCTCGCGCCAGACCATCGCGCGGAGCGGCATCGATCATGTGATGATCCAGTTCCACAGCGACGGCGGTCTCGTCGGCGATTTCGAGGGCCGATCGGTCCACGGCCGTCCCGGCGATATCTGTGTGTTCGACCTGGCCCGGCCGGCGCGCACCGTCTCGCCCGATTTCCGCAATACGACGCTGGTCGTGCCGCGTTCGATGCTGGAGCCGCTGGTGGCCGACTACGACGGTCTGCACGGCCTCGTCCTCCCGGCCAAGAATCCGCGCATCCGGCTGCTGCGTCGCCACATCGAGGAATTGACCGACCAGATCGCCGGCCTCGGCGCGGAGGATCTGCTCGCCCTGGTCGAGCCGACGGTCCACCTCGCCGCCGCCTGTCTCGGCACGTCGGCGGACGGCCGGATGATCACCGCTCCGGCGGTCGACCGCGCCAAGCTCGCCGCGGTCCGGAGCTTCATCGAGCGCCATCTCGCCGATCCGGCGCTCGACGCCGCGATGATCTGCCGGCAGATGGGCCTGTCCCGTTCGGTGCTCTATCGGCTGTTCGAGCCACTCGGCAGCGTCGCGGCGCACATCCGGCAGCGGCGGCTGAACCAGTGCCTGCGCGAACTCGTCTCGCCGCGCCATCGGGCCCGGCGAATCTCGGAGATCGCCTTCGGATGGGGCTTCACCAACGAAGCCTCGTTCAGCCGCGCGTTCCGCCAGGCCTTCGACGTTTCGCCGAGCGATGCCCGCCTCGCCGGCGAGCTGCGGCTGCGCCGGCGGCTCCGCGACGACGGGCCGGCCGACGGCACGGGCGCCCTGGAGCCGGAGACCGCCCTCGCCGACTGGATGATCGACCTGATGCGGGTGTGACATCAGCCGCATCAATGGGTTGGCGCGCTTGCCTGACACTTTTGGGGGCGATCCCCGATCTTATCAGGTGCATCGGGGCGCCCGCGCCGGCCATTGCAGCCTGCATACAGCTTTATCCAACTGTTTCTTATAGGTATTTTTATTGATTATGGAATTTTGATTGGCACTCCGAACGCCGTTCCAGGCGCATTGATCAGCACGTCCACTCGCATCTATGTGCGAACCCGAGGGGTGACGAACCGGTGCCTACACCGGCCGATCGCCATTGGGGGAACAGCATGATTTCGATGCAGACGATGGCGGACGGTGCGGGACCGGAAGATGGTCGGGGCGCCCGGTCGGCACGTCCGAACGCGGGGCCAGATCGCGGTTTCGCGCGGCTGCGCCGGCGCGCCCGGCTGCTCGCCAGTGCCAGCTTCGCGGCCACGCTCATTCTGGCCATGCCGCGCGCCGAGGCCGATCCGGTCGGCGGTAGTGGCGGTGCCGACCCGTATCGGCCCTCCATGCTCCGTGGCGGTGCCGGCGGCACGCTGGCCGCGCCGAACGCGCCGGCCTTGTCCAATCCGACCACGAGTGCCGCCGGTGGCGGTGGCGGCGGCCCCGGCGGCACCGGCGCCGCCGGCAGCTCAGCGACGAACACCGGGACGGGCGGGAGCGGTGGCGACGGTGGCGCCAACGGCTCGGTTGGCGCGGCGTTGCCGACCGGCGCGGCGGCGACCGGTGGCGCGGGCGGCAACGGCGGCAACGGTACGACCAGCACGGGCGGCTATTTCGGTGGCGCCGGCGGCGGCGGCGCGGGCGGCTTTGGTGCGATCGTCAGCGGCACCGGCGATCTCGGCACGCTCGGGGTCAATGTCGCCGGCGGCAACGGCGGCAACGGCGGCGCGGGTGCGAACGGCACGGAGTTGCAGGGTGCCAACTACGGCGGCTACGGCGGCATCGGCGGCGGCGGTGGCGGCGGCGGCACCGGCCTCAACCTGACCGGCACAGGCGTCACGATCACCATCGGGGCCGGCGTCTCGGCGACCGGTGGCAACGGCGGCAATGGCGGCGCCGCCGGTATCGGCGACTCGCCCAATTCCTGGGCGCGCCCCGGCGCGGCGGGCAATGCCGGCGACGGCATCAGCGCCAACAACGCGACGATCACCGTCAACGGCTCCGTCAGCGGCGGTGCCGGCGGCACGGTTCCCGGCGGCACGAACGGCACCGATGGTGCCGGCATCGTCGGCTCGGGTCTCACCATCAACGTCGGCGCGACCGGCGTCATCACGGGCGGCGGCACACAGGGCCTCGCGCTGAACCTCTCCGGCACCAACACGCTGTCGCTCGCGACCGGCGCCACGGTGACGGGCGGCGTCGCGACCGGCGACGCGCTCACTTTCGATCAGGCCGCCGACGCCAGCCTGTCGAGCGTGATCTCGGGCGCCGGTACGGTGACCAAGCAAGGCACCGGCAAGCTGACCCTGTCCGGCATCAACACCTACACGGGTGCGACCGCCATCAACGCCGGCACGCTCGCGCTTTCCGGCGCGGGCTCGATCGCCTCGTCGGCGTCGGTGACGCTCGCCGGCACCGGCGCATTCGACATTTCGGCGTTGACCGGCAGCGGCACCACGATCACCTCGCTGAGCAGTGCGGCGACCGGCACGTCGGTCGCGCTCGGCGCCAAGGCGCTGACCGTCGGCGACGGCAACGACAAGACCTTCGCCGGCGTGATCAACGGCACCGGCGGTTCGCTCGTGAAGCAGGGCAGCGGCAGCCTCGTCCTGACCGGCGCCAACACCTTCACCGGCGATACCGTCATCAACGCCGGCACGATCGAGATTCGCGGCGGCGTGGCGCTCTCCGACACGACCAAGGTGGTGCTGGCGAATGCCGCCGGCGTCGGCCTCGTCGTGACCAACAATTTCGGCGGTGCCCTGAGCGCGGCCAACACCGAAACGATCGGAAGTCTCTCCGGCGGCGGCGCGAACGGCGGCTTCGTGTCGATCGCCAGCGGGCAAAGCCTCTACATCGCGAACGGCGGCGGCAACACCTTCGGCGGCGTCCTTTCCGGCTCCGGCACCCTGCAACTGCAAGCCGGTACGTTGACGCTGACCGGTGCCAGCACGATCACGGGATCGGTCCTGCCCAGCGGCGGTTCGACCCTGGTGCTCAGCGGTGACGGCTCTCTCG
This genomic interval carries:
- a CDS encoding helix-turn-helix domain-containing protein produces the protein MPATAQKSSGLDTAGPAPGGIAVPFGAVTNERGFEMWAEMLAPIFDVEAPRDVVSDFAFGIESWTLGSAVIGRCQAPAHAFDRSRQTIARSGIDHVMIQFHSDGGLVGDFEGRSVHGRPGDICVFDLARPARTVSPDFRNTTLVVPRSMLEPLVADYDGLHGLVLPAKNPRIRLLRRHIEELTDQIAGLGAEDLLALVEPTVHLAAACLGTSADGRMITAPAVDRAKLAAVRSFIERHLADPALDAAMICRQMGLSRSVLYRLFEPLGSVAAHIRQRRLNQCLRELVSPRHRARRISEIAFGWGFTNEASFSRAFRQAFDVSPSDARLAGELRLRRRLRDDGPADGTGALEPETALADWMIDLMRV